Proteins from one Brevibacillus humidisoli genomic window:
- the rbsD gene encoding D-ribose pyranase yields MKKIGILNSQISKVISELGHTDRIVICDAGLPIPDHVERIDLALTPGTPSFLLTLEAVLQEMQVEKAYWADEIKAKNNELWQRSQALLPDVAQICLSHTELKKLTHGAKAIIRTGECSPYANVILESGVIF; encoded by the coding sequence ATGAAGAAAATCGGAATATTAAATAGTCAAATCTCCAAAGTGATTAGCGAGTTGGGGCATACGGACCGCATCGTCATCTGTGACGCAGGACTGCCGATACCAGACCATGTCGAGCGGATTGACCTGGCCCTAACGCCTGGGACGCCCTCTTTTTTGCTCACCCTGGAGGCCGTATTGCAGGAGATGCAAGTAGAAAAAGCATATTGGGCCGATGAGATCAAAGCAAAAAACAATGAGCTGTGGCAGCGCTCGCAAGCGTTGTTGCCCGATGTAGCGCAGATCTGTCTTAGCCATACAGAATTGAAAAAGTTGACGCATGGCGCGAAAGCGATTATTCGAACAGGTGAGTGCTCCCCCTATGCCAACGTTATTCTGGAATCAGGGGTCATCTTTTAA
- a CDS encoding sugar ABC transporter ATP-binding protein, whose translation MTESLLEMKEISKSFSGVHVLQQVQFSLLSGEVHALMGENGAGKSTLMKILGGIYSRDSGSIQVKGESVSKMTTDLAAQLGIAIIHQELNLVPDLTVAENIFLGREWTIKGTKLINRKQMRKQAKDALNQLGIDLHPDTLVGELSVGQQQMVEIAKALSMQADILVLDEPTAALTNREIDALFEVIASLKKQGVGMIYISHRMEEIFQVCDRITVLRDGHYVGTRRTGETSMEELVQMMVGREITERFPKVEVQPGPERLRVENLSVRGKLHNVSLSVRSGEILGIAGLMGAGRTELARALFGIDPLEQGSIYVDNRQVTIKRPFDAIQAGIALVTENRKEEGLILSLSIRENLALPNLNTLSAYGFVKGEAETKLAEQTIKQLSIKTTDGEKTVGSLSGGNQQKVVIGKWLAVNPKILILDEPTRGVDIGAKKELYELMGQLVRSGVAIIMISSEMPEVLGMSDRILVMHEGRVTGEFAHEEATQEKIMHAAAGGGSLHATAQ comes from the coding sequence ATGACCGAATCTCTTCTGGAAATGAAAGAAATCAGCAAGTCGTTTTCCGGTGTACACGTATTGCAGCAGGTGCAATTTTCTCTGCTTAGCGGTGAAGTGCACGCCTTGATGGGAGAAAATGGCGCGGGGAAGTCCACCTTGATGAAGATCCTCGGCGGCATCTACAGTCGAGACAGCGGATCGATTCAGGTAAAGGGAGAGTCAGTGTCTAAAATGACGACCGACCTCGCCGCCCAACTAGGCATCGCGATCATTCATCAAGAGTTGAACCTGGTTCCCGACCTAACTGTTGCTGAGAATATTTTTCTGGGACGGGAATGGACGATCAAAGGAACGAAACTGATCAACCGGAAGCAGATGAGAAAGCAGGCGAAAGATGCCCTTAACCAGTTGGGGATCGATCTTCACCCCGATACATTGGTAGGGGAGTTGTCAGTTGGACAGCAGCAGATGGTGGAGATCGCCAAGGCGCTCTCCATGCAGGCAGATATTTTGGTGCTGGACGAGCCGACAGCTGCTTTGACAAACCGTGAGATCGACGCTTTGTTTGAGGTGATTGCGTCCCTTAAAAAGCAAGGTGTCGGCATGATTTACATTTCTCATCGCATGGAGGAAATCTTTCAGGTCTGCGATAGAATAACGGTGTTGCGGGATGGTCACTACGTCGGGACAAGGCGGACGGGTGAGACCAGTATGGAGGAGCTTGTGCAGATGATGGTGGGACGTGAGATTACGGAGCGGTTTCCAAAAGTAGAGGTGCAGCCTGGCCCGGAACGTCTGCGGGTGGAAAACCTCTCGGTGAGAGGGAAACTGCACAACGTCTCCCTATCGGTACGCAGCGGTGAAATTCTCGGAATCGCCGGTCTGATGGGAGCGGGACGAACCGAATTGGCGAGAGCGCTGTTTGGCATCGATCCGCTGGAACAAGGAAGCATCTATGTCGACAACCGTCAGGTCACCATTAAGCGGCCGTTTGATGCGATTCAAGCAGGGATTGCCTTGGTGACAGAAAATCGGAAGGAAGAAGGACTGATCTTATCGCTTTCGATCCGAGAAAACCTGGCCCTGCCCAATCTCAACACGCTGTCCGCTTACGGATTCGTCAAGGGTGAGGCGGAGACGAAGCTGGCGGAGCAAACGATCAAGCAGTTGTCGATCAAAACAACGGATGGTGAGAAAACCGTTGGTTCGTTGAGCGGGGGGAATCAGCAGAAGGTCGTCATTGGCAAATGGCTGGCTGTTAATCCAAAAATCCTGATTCTCGACGAGCCGACCAGAGGTGTCGACATTGGAGCCAAAAAAGAACTGTACGAACTGATGGGTCAATTGGTTCGTTCAGGTGTAGCGATCATCATGATTTCTTCGGAGATGCCAGAGGTGCTGGGGATGAGCGACCGTATCCTGGTGATGCATGAAGGGCGTGTGACGGGAGAGTTTGCGCATGAGGAAGCTACACAGGAAAAAATCATGCATGCTGCAGCGGGAGGAGGGAGTTTGCATGCAACAGCACAGTGA